The window GGATAAGGATTCCGTGCGGTTGCTGGAGGCCCTGGTGAAGAAGGGATACCGGGCCACCAAACTGGCCAGCACGGGGGGCTTTCTGCGCGAGGGGAACACCACGGTACTCATCGGGGTGGAGGATGGCCAGACGGACGAAGTGCTGGCCACCATCAGGGAAACCTGTCGGCCCCGTGAGCAGCTGGTAACCCCTCTTACTCCCATGAGCGGTCCCGCCGACTCGTACGTGGCTTACCCGGTGGAAGTGATGGTGGGCGGGGCCACCGTGTTCGTGCTCAACGTGGAGCGGTACGAAAAGATATGACGCCCCGGGAGCAACTCGAGGCCGCCCTGCGGGCAGGGCGGCTCGGGCACTGTTACCTGTTGTGCGGAGTGCGCAACCGCAGCGAGGAGGTGGCCCGCGGGGTGGCGGAGGCATACCTCTGCCTGGCGGGCGGCAGTGATCGTCCCGATGCGGCCCGGCCCTGTGGCACCTGTGCTTCCTGCCGGGCTGCCCGGCAGCATACCCACCCCGACCTGCGCCGCTGGGAGGCGGAGCGCGGCGCCTGGCGCATCGAGCAGGTGCGTGCCCTGATCGGGGAAGCGTTCCGCCGCCCCACCCTGGGTGAGCGCCGCGTGCACATCC of the Bacillota bacterium genome contains:
- a CDS encoding cyclic-di-AMP receptor, whose translation is MKLIVAVIQDKDSVRLLEALVKKGYRATKLASTGGFLREGNTTVLIGVEDGQTDEVLATIRETCRPREQLVTPLTPMSGPADSYVAYPVEVMVGGATVFVLNVERYEKI